The proteins below come from a single Halomonas binhaiensis genomic window:
- a CDS encoding ABC transporter substrate-binding protein — MKIRVFPAAFRNTALIAASSAALVAGTSVAAQEPLKIGMSFQELNNEYFVTMQEALESAAESLGAEVITTDARHDVAKQVSDVEDMVQRGIDILLLNPADSVGVETAVLAAKEAGVTTIAIDAQANGPVDGFVGSKNYDAGYKACDYLAQQLDGEGKVALLDGIPVVPILQRIEGCTAALEEYDGIEVVDKQNGRQERTHAMTVTENMLQAHPDLNGLFSVNDIGSLGALIAIEASGQDIKLVSVDGHPEAIEAIKRPDSAFIATSAQYPRDMVRLGLGLGLSKYWGASTAPSEIPIDVSLIDRDKAADFSW, encoded by the coding sequence ATGAAAATCCGCGTATTCCCTGCCGCATTTCGCAACACAGCCCTGATTGCCGCCAGCTCGGCGGCACTGGTCGCTGGTACCAGCGTTGCCGCACAAGAACCCCTGAAGATCGGCATGTCATTTCAGGAGCTCAATAACGAGTACTTCGTCACCATGCAGGAAGCGCTCGAAAGTGCTGCCGAAAGCCTCGGCGCAGAAGTGATCACCACCGATGCCCGTCATGATGTCGCCAAGCAGGTCAGCGATGTCGAGGACATGGTCCAGCGGGGTATCGACATCCTGCTGCTCAACCCCGCTGACTCTGTCGGCGTCGAGACAGCGGTCCTGGCAGCCAAGGAAGCTGGTGTCACCACTATCGCCATCGATGCCCAGGCCAATGGCCCAGTGGATGGCTTTGTCGGCTCCAAGAACTACGATGCCGGCTACAAGGCCTGCGATTACCTGGCCCAACAGCTCGATGGCGAAGGCAAGGTGGCCCTGCTCGATGGTATTCCAGTGGTGCCGATCCTGCAGCGTATCGAGGGCTGTACGGCTGCGCTTGAGGAATACGATGGCATCGAGGTCGTCGACAAGCAGAATGGCCGCCAGGAGCGTACTCATGCCATGACGGTCACCGAAAACATGCTCCAGGCCCACCCGGATCTCAATGGTCTGTTCAGCGTCAACGACATTGGCTCACTGGGAGCATTGATCGCTATCGAAGCCAGTGGCCAGGACATCAAGCTGGTCAGTGTCGATGGTCACCCCGAGGCCATTGAGGCTATCAAACGTCCGGACTCGGCGTTCATTGCCACCTCAGCGCAATATCCTCGCGACATGGTGCGCCTGGGTCTCGGCCTGGGCCTGTCCAAATACTGGGGTGCCAGCACCGCGCCTTCGGAAATCCCCATCGACGTGAGCCTGATCGACCGCGACAAGGCTGCCGACTTCAGCTGGTAA
- a CDS encoding sugar ABC transporter ATP-binding protein, translating to MTPLLSLRNISKSFPGVKALQDVSLDVHAGEVHALLGENGAGKSTLMKILCGIHRQDEGEIFINGTPCDFHNYQDALNAGVGIIFQEFSLIPHLDAVDNIFLGRERRNRLGLRDRPRMIREARHLFERLKVAIPMDCPVGELSVADQQFIEIAKALSLDARILVLDEPTATLTPSEADHLFSIMRELREQQVGMVFISHHMEEIFTICDRVTVMRDGEKVDDCDTISTTPDDLIEKMVGRRVENIFPERRCDADYNDVVLDIEALRLNAKGPECSLKLHRGEILGFAGLVGSGRTELAMGLIGATRPAHAKVSMEGQPVKLRHPATALKQGIGLLPESRKTQGLVLPFSCRDNISLNNLPQFQGTLPLIKRRQESRTAAELMASVRVKAPSPETPVKDLSGGNQQKVVIARWLGHQCKVLIFDEPTRGIDVGAKSEIYALMKELTAQGVSIIMISSELPEVLGLCDRAAVFYHGRIAAELSGDELNSQSIMHHATGGLSS from the coding sequence ATGACGCCATTACTTTCCTTGAGGAACATCTCGAAGTCGTTTCCCGGGGTGAAAGCCCTGCAGGATGTGTCGCTTGATGTTCACGCCGGCGAAGTCCATGCCCTGCTCGGCGAAAACGGAGCAGGCAAGTCGACCCTGATGAAGATCCTCTGCGGCATACATCGCCAGGACGAGGGCGAGATCTTCATCAACGGTACACCGTGTGATTTTCATAACTACCAGGACGCTCTCAATGCGGGCGTCGGCATCATCTTCCAGGAATTCAGCCTGATTCCTCATCTGGATGCCGTGGACAATATCTTTCTGGGGCGCGAACGACGCAACCGCCTTGGCTTGCGTGACCGGCCCCGCATGATTCGTGAGGCACGCCACCTGTTCGAACGCTTGAAGGTCGCGATTCCCATGGACTGCCCTGTCGGGGAATTGAGCGTCGCGGATCAGCAGTTCATCGAAATTGCCAAGGCCCTGTCGCTGGATGCCCGCATCCTGGTCCTCGACGAACCGACTGCAACCCTGACACCAAGCGAGGCCGACCACCTGTTCTCGATCATGCGTGAACTACGCGAACAACAGGTCGGCATGGTGTTCATCTCCCATCACATGGAAGAGATCTTCACTATCTGTGACCGTGTCACCGTCATGCGTGATGGCGAAAAGGTGGACGACTGCGACACCATCTCGACCACTCCCGATGACCTGATAGAGAAGATGGTCGGTCGGCGCGTCGAGAACATCTTCCCTGAACGCCGCTGCGATGCCGACTATAACGATGTGGTACTGGACATTGAGGCCCTGCGCCTGAATGCCAAGGGCCCGGAGTGCTCGCTCAAGCTTCATCGAGGAGAGATTCTCGGTTTCGCCGGTCTGGTGGGGTCTGGCCGCACCGAGCTAGCCATGGGCCTGATCGGTGCGACACGTCCTGCACATGCCAAGGTCAGCATGGAAGGCCAGCCGGTAAAGCTCCGCCACCCTGCCACTGCGCTGAAACAGGGGATTGGCCTGCTGCCCGAAAGTCGCAAGACCCAGGGCCTGGTCCTGCCGTTCTCGTGCCGCGACAACATTTCCTTGAACAACCTGCCCCAGTTCCAGGGCACCCTGCCACTGATCAAGCGCCGCCAGGAGTCACGTACTGCCGCGGAGTTGATGGCATCGGTACGCGTCAAGGCTCCCAGTCCTGAAACGCCAGTCAAGGACCTCAGCGGCGGCAACCAGCAGAAGGTGGTCATCGCTCGTTGGCTGGGCCACCAATGCAAGGTGTTGATCTTCGATGAGCCGACTCGCGGCATCGACGTCGGCGCAAAGTCGGAAATCTATGCCCTGATGAAAGAACTCACCGCCCAGGGGGTATCGATCATCATGATTTCCTCTGAATTACCTGAAGTGCTCGGCCTGTGCGACCGTGCCGCCGTCTTCTATCACGGCCGCATCGCCGCTGAACTTTCTGGCGACGAGCTCAACTCACAATCCATCATGCATCATGCCACGGGGGGACTCAGCTCATGA
- a CDS encoding ABC transporter permease has protein sequence MNQLASASGTARQSFKTRLALWRRTPIFYPLVGFIVVFIAMAVINDNFLTASNQINLIRQASIIAIIAAGMSLAILTGGIDLSVGPVMALSGTLMAGLMIAGMPPALAIVLGLLIGAAFGAFNGIFVAFAGMPPIIVTLATMGIARGLGLIYTGGYPISGLPPEFAFFGRGSLAGIEMPILIMIAVYACGYVLLSHTATGRYLYAIGGNEEATRLSGIRVSRYKLLVYILSGTTAAIAGLILTSRLMSGQPNAGVGFELDAIAAVVLGGAAITGGRGMILGTLVGAMLLGVLNNGLNLMGVSPYLQNVIKGLIILLAIYISRKRAP, from the coding sequence ATGAACCAGCTCGCCTCAGCCTCCGGCACCGCCCGTCAGTCCTTCAAAACGCGACTGGCCCTCTGGCGCCGCACTCCGATCTTCTACCCACTCGTCGGCTTTATCGTTGTCTTCATCGCCATGGCGGTGATCAATGACAACTTCCTGACCGCGAGCAATCAGATCAACCTGATACGCCAGGCATCCATCATCGCGATCATCGCCGCAGGCATGAGCCTGGCCATTCTTACTGGTGGCATCGACCTGTCGGTCGGTCCGGTCATGGCGTTGTCAGGAACGCTCATGGCCGGCCTCATGATTGCCGGCATGCCACCGGCATTGGCCATTGTCCTTGGCCTGCTGATCGGCGCCGCCTTCGGTGCCTTCAATGGTATTTTCGTGGCCTTCGCCGGTATGCCTCCGATCATCGTCACCCTGGCCACCATGGGCATTGCACGCGGCCTGGGGCTGATCTACACCGGTGGCTATCCCATCTCTGGCCTGCCGCCTGAATTCGCTTTCTTCGGTCGTGGCAGCCTGGCCGGCATCGAGATGCCGATCCTGATCATGATCGCAGTCTATGCATGCGGCTATGTGCTGCTCAGCCATACCGCGACAGGGCGCTACCTGTATGCCATCGGCGGCAACGAAGAAGCCACCCGGTTATCCGGCATCCGAGTGTCACGCTACAAGCTGCTGGTCTACATTCTGAGCGGCACCACTGCCGCCATCGCCGGACTGATCCTGACCTCGCGCCTGATGAGCGGTCAGCCCAACGCGGGAGTCGGCTTCGAACTCGACGCCATCGCTGCCGTCGTCCTGGGAGGCGCTGCCATCACTGGTGGCCGCGGCATGATCCTTGGCACCCTGGTCGGGGCCATGCTGCTCGGCGTGCTCAACAACGGGCTCAATCTGATGGGGGTATCGCCCTACCTTCAGAATGTCATCAAGGGGCTGATCATTCTGCTGGCCATCTACATTAGCCGTAAACGCGCGCCCTGA
- a CDS encoding FGGY-family carbohydrate kinase, with product MDTVIGIDIGTQSTKALVIDQHGRILTEHSHGYHVDTPRPLWAEQWPEVWWEAVLVCLRACLAAPEVDTDQVKGICVSSLYGGSGIPVDAEIRPLHPCLIWMDRRAEAQVQWVKEHIDLSRLEAVTGNGVDSYYGFTKMMWLKAERPDIWEQTKFLLPPNSYINYRLSGEVAIDHSSAGNIGGIYDLAARSWSQEMLDALNIEQDKLPTRLVDSGDSVGGLLPQLAVSLGLVAGIPVIAGGVDAAMATLAAGATRPGNHVAMLGTSMCWGLINQHVDAGQGLISMPHVLNGHRDLYTFGGALTAGASVSWFVDTFCAEGQTTDGASDKVFEQLEPLARELPPGADGLLFLPYLMGERSPVWDAQASAGFIGLSLYHRRHHLYRAVLEGVSFALRHNMEAGTRQGVALDPYLIVVGGAARSDLWMQIIADVTRMPVYTYRENVEAALGAGLLAGKACGLFELEASESDSSRPDSSRLSSSGQGSSDHDQAETATTQPFTTGQHGTLVQRALPSDDAAHRYDELFALYCQLYPALKPIMHRLNAHTTPSE from the coding sequence ATGGATACCGTCATTGGCATTGATATCGGCACCCAGAGCACCAAGGCACTGGTGATCGATCAGCATGGCCGCATCCTCACCGAGCATAGCCATGGCTACCACGTCGACACCCCTCGCCCGCTCTGGGCCGAACAATGGCCAGAGGTGTGGTGGGAGGCCGTGCTCGTCTGCCTGCGGGCCTGCCTGGCAGCCCCCGAGGTGGACACCGATCAGGTCAAGGGCATCTGTGTCAGTAGCCTTTATGGTGGTTCAGGCATACCGGTCGATGCCGAGATCCGGCCACTGCACCCTTGCCTGATCTGGATGGATCGCCGAGCCGAAGCCCAGGTCCAGTGGGTGAAGGAGCATATTGACCTGAGCCGCCTGGAAGCTGTCACCGGCAATGGCGTAGACAGTTATTACGGCTTCACCAAGATGATGTGGCTCAAGGCTGAACGCCCGGACATCTGGGAGCAGACGAAGTTCTTGTTGCCGCCCAACAGCTACATCAACTATCGCCTGAGCGGAGAAGTCGCCATCGACCATAGCTCTGCCGGCAATATCGGGGGTATCTACGACCTCGCGGCCCGCTCCTGGTCCCAGGAGATGCTCGATGCCCTGAACATTGAGCAGGATAAACTGCCGACCCGGCTGGTGGATTCGGGCGACTCGGTCGGCGGCCTGCTGCCGCAGCTGGCCGTATCGTTGGGACTAGTTGCAGGTATTCCCGTGATCGCCGGGGGCGTGGATGCGGCCATGGCCACGCTGGCGGCTGGTGCCACCCGTCCCGGCAACCACGTGGCCATGCTCGGGACCAGCATGTGCTGGGGGCTGATCAACCAGCACGTCGATGCCGGCCAGGGCTTGATCAGCATGCCGCATGTGCTCAATGGCCACCGCGACCTGTACACCTTCGGAGGGGCCCTGACGGCCGGCGCCTCAGTCAGCTGGTTTGTCGATACCTTTTGTGCAGAAGGCCAAACCACTGACGGCGCGAGTGACAAGGTCTTTGAACAGCTCGAGCCGCTGGCTCGGGAGCTTCCTCCCGGGGCCGATGGCCTGCTTTTCCTGCCCTACCTGATGGGCGAACGCAGCCCTGTATGGGATGCCCAGGCCAGTGCCGGCTTCATCGGTCTCAGCCTGTATCACCGCCGTCATCATCTGTATCGCGCCGTTCTGGAAGGCGTCTCCTTCGCCCTGCGTCACAACATGGAAGCAGGTACCCGTCAGGGAGTGGCCCTTGATCCCTACCTGATCGTCGTTGGCGGAGCAGCACGCTCGGACCTGTGGATGCAGATCATTGCCGATGTGACCCGCATGCCGGTCTACACCTATCGCGAAAACGTGGAAGCAGCCCTTGGCGCCGGGCTGCTGGCCGGAAAGGCCTGCGGCCTGTTCGAGCTTGAGGCTTCCGAGTCGGATTCATCCAGGCCTGATTCATCCAGGCTTTCTTCATCCGGACAGGGCTCATCCGATCATGACCAGGCGGAGACTGCCACAACACAGCCCTTCACCACGGGCCAGCATGGCACGCTGGTCCAACGCGCGCTGCCATCTGACGATGCCGCGCATCGCTACGATGAACTGTTCGCCCTGTATTGCCAGTTGTATCCCGCACTCAAGCCGATCATGCACCGCCTCAACGCACATACCACCCCAAGCGAGTGA
- a CDS encoding SDR family oxidoreductase — MNFELHNLRILVTGATSGIGLDIAHALAELGADLVLFGRDRDKLAELETSLGARIQALDITDSAAVAEAFCAMPPLDGLVNCAGISILDDVLDVKAEDLERILATNVTASAVVTREAARNMIEHGRPGSIVNVSSQAAMAALPGHLGYCASKAAMDAMTRVLCLELGPKGIRVNSVNPTVTLTPMAERAWSDPAKREPMLDAIPLGRFATPREVSLPVAFLLSPAASMISGACLPIDGGFTSH; from the coding sequence ATGAATTTCGAACTCCACAACCTGCGTATCCTTGTCACAGGCGCCACCAGCGGCATCGGGCTTGATATTGCGCACGCCCTTGCCGAGCTTGGCGCTGATCTGGTGCTGTTCGGTCGCGACCGCGACAAGCTCGCCGAACTCGAGACGTCTCTGGGTGCCCGCATTCAGGCACTCGACATTACTGACTCAGCGGCAGTCGCCGAAGCCTTTTGCGCGATGCCGCCTCTCGATGGTCTGGTCAACTGTGCCGGTATCTCGATTCTCGACGATGTTCTGGACGTCAAGGCAGAGGACCTCGAACGGATTCTTGCGACCAACGTGACGGCCAGTGCCGTGGTCACCCGAGAAGCGGCACGCAACATGATCGAACATGGTCGTCCGGGCAGCATCGTCAATGTTTCCAGCCAGGCCGCCATGGCCGCACTGCCGGGCCACCTCGGCTACTGCGCCTCCAAGGCCGCCATGGACGCCATGACGCGTGTTCTGTGCCTCGAACTGGGGCCCAAGGGTATTCGCGTCAACAGCGTCAATCCGACCGTGACCCTGACCCCCATGGCGGAACGCGCCTGGTCGGATCCCGCCAAGCGTGAGCCCATGCTGGACGCCATTCCCCTGGGACGTTTCGCGACACCCCGGGAAGTCTCACTGCCGGTGGCCTTCCTGCTCAGCCCAGCCGCCTCGATGATCAGTGGTGCTTGCCTGCCAATCGACGGGGGCTTCACCTCTCACTAG
- the tal gene encoding transaldolase, producing the protein MPHQLDALRQHSLVVADTGDLEAIKRYRPQDATTNPSLILKAFELPSYQALINEELATLQAESSHPQPAHAVDRLAVAMGSEITKVIPGRVSTEVAARLSFDTQASIRKAHELVELYERRGVTRDRILIKLASTWEGIRAAEVLEKEGIQCNLTLLFSDAQAQACFDAGVFLVSPFVGRVSDWYKQATGRDFAPDEDPGVQFVRGVCQRARQGGYETIVMGASFRTVDQVLALAGCPRLTISPTLLEQLAKRQGEVKPGRSMGHGGGPRPVALTESQFRWGHNQDAMANDKLAEGIRGFAEDQDRLEALIARRLTTQHS; encoded by the coding sequence GTGCCACATCAACTCGATGCCCTCAGGCAACATTCTCTAGTCGTTGCCGATACCGGTGACCTGGAAGCCATCAAGCGTTATCGCCCCCAGGATGCCACGACCAATCCCTCGCTGATTCTCAAGGCCTTCGAGCTCCCCAGCTACCAGGCATTGATCAATGAGGAGCTGGCGACACTTCAGGCTGAATCCAGCCATCCACAGCCAGCGCATGCCGTTGACCGCCTCGCCGTGGCCATGGGCAGCGAGATCACCAAGGTAATACCGGGCCGCGTATCTACCGAAGTCGCCGCCCGGCTTTCCTTCGACACCCAGGCCAGCATTCGCAAGGCCCACGAATTGGTCGAACTCTATGAGCGGCGCGGCGTGACCAGAGACCGGATTTTGATCAAGCTGGCCTCCACCTGGGAAGGCATTCGTGCCGCGGAGGTCCTTGAGAAAGAAGGCATTCAGTGCAACCTGACCTTGCTGTTCAGCGATGCCCAGGCCCAGGCCTGCTTCGATGCCGGTGTTTTCCTGGTCTCCCCCTTCGTCGGTCGCGTCAGTGACTGGTACAAGCAGGCCACCGGGCGAGACTTCGCCCCGGATGAAGACCCTGGTGTGCAGTTCGTGCGCGGTGTCTGTCAACGCGCGCGCCAAGGTGGATATGAAACCATCGTGATGGGCGCCAGCTTCCGTACCGTCGACCAGGTACTGGCGCTGGCCGGTTGTCCGCGACTGACCATTTCGCCGACATTGCTGGAGCAATTGGCCAAGCGTCAGGGAGAAGTGAAACCGGGCAGATCAATGGGCCATGGCGGAGGACCACGCCCAGTGGCACTCACCGAGTCCCAGTTCCGCTGGGGCCACAATCAGGATGCCATGGCCAATGACAAGCTTGCCGAAGGCATCCGCGGCTTTGCCGAAGACCAGGATCGTCTCGAAGCCCTGATCGCCAGACGCCTGACCACACAGCACTCATGA
- a CDS encoding LacI family DNA-binding transcriptional regulator — translation MARRGKVTITDIAKHVGLTNMTVSRALNKPHLVKPETREKILAAAQELGYVPNAFASQLRSRENRLIGLVTASVDNPFYSEVIKAISREAKRRHYTIMLIDTDGSPALEEVAIETLLSYQVAGIILSPVSDGAEYHPAYLDRLRQAKLPVVMLDRILAIPDFSRVVLANRHAGRLLGELLASRGIQRVLALTGPRDSRISIERLAGFEDAYREANVALTLEQRAGDYTLQPAYREMAAYLRKEALPDAVFGFNQLITLGAMRALHDARISRDRVMVVGVDRLPYADIFDVSVPCAAHDTYRAGREAVHLLFEQIEDPQAEVREVVVSASLLL, via the coding sequence ATGGCAAGACGCGGCAAGGTGACCATCACCGACATCGCCAAGCATGTGGGGCTGACCAACATGACGGTGTCGCGTGCCCTGAACAAGCCTCATCTGGTCAAGCCGGAAACCCGCGAGAAGATTCTCGCCGCCGCCCAGGAACTGGGCTACGTGCCCAATGCCTTTGCCAGCCAGTTGCGCAGTCGAGAGAATCGCTTGATTGGCCTGGTCACGGCCAGTGTCGATAACCCTTTCTATAGCGAGGTGATCAAGGCGATCTCCCGTGAGGCAAAGCGGCGTCATTACACCATCATGCTCATCGACACGGATGGCTCTCCGGCGCTCGAAGAAGTGGCGATCGAGACCCTGCTCAGCTATCAGGTGGCCGGTATCATTCTGTCGCCGGTATCCGATGGTGCAGAATATCACCCGGCTTATCTCGATCGGCTGCGGCAGGCCAAACTGCCGGTGGTCATGCTTGATCGTATCCTGGCGATTCCCGACTTCAGTCGTGTGGTGCTGGCCAATCGCCATGCGGGCCGACTGCTTGGTGAGCTACTGGCCAGTCGGGGGATTCAACGAGTGCTGGCGCTGACGGGGCCACGCGATTCACGTATTTCGATAGAACGACTTGCCGGTTTCGAAGACGCCTATCGAGAGGCCAACGTGGCGTTGACGCTTGAGCAGCGGGCAGGGGATTACACCTTGCAGCCCGCCTATCGCGAGATGGCGGCGTATCTGCGCAAGGAAGCGCTGCCTGATGCGGTCTTTGGCTTCAACCAGTTGATTACCCTGGGCGCAATGCGAGCGCTTCACGATGCTCGCATCTCCCGGGATCGTGTAATGGTGGTGGGCGTCGACCGCTTGCCCTATGCCGACATCTTTGACGTATCGGTACCCTGCGCGGCCCATGACACATACCGGGCAGGGCGAGAGGCCGTGCACCTGCTCTTCGAGCAGATCGAGGATCCTCAAGCTGAGGTGCGTGAGGTGGTGGTGTCGGCCTCCTTGCTACTTTAA
- the ampC gene encoding class C beta-lactamase gives MREVTIGPWWRISAAVVLLLAASHGVANDAVAGEEGSDQVKSLVDATILPMMQAHDIPGMAVAVTWQGQRRVFNYGLADREREVPVDDETLFEIGSLSKTFTATLGAYAQAEGKLSLEDPASRHWSALTGGSFDDISLLELATYSAGGLPLQFPEQVTDQQQMLDYYRDWIPDYAPGSHRLYSNPSIGLFGYLVANRLGEPFPDLMEKQLFPPLGLAHSYIQVPDDQQPHYAWGYSKEDQPIRVNPGMLDVEAYGVKTSATDLIRFIEVNLHPQGLDEPLRKAIETTHTGFYQVGGMTQGLGWEMYSYPLKLEQLQAGNSAEMALEPHEVEPLEPPQAPTGEVLLNKTGSTNGFGAYAAFVPSRELGVVLLANRNYSIAERVAAAHAILAGLEQEGDQER, from the coding sequence ATGCGTGAGGTGACGATAGGGCCATGGTGGCGTATATCCGCTGCAGTCGTGCTGCTACTCGCAGCCAGCCATGGGGTAGCCAATGATGCCGTCGCTGGGGAAGAGGGGAGCGATCAGGTCAAATCCCTGGTGGACGCGACGATTCTACCGATGATGCAGGCCCACGATATTCCAGGCATGGCCGTTGCTGTCACCTGGCAAGGGCAGCGGCGTGTCTTCAATTACGGACTGGCGGACCGCGAGCGAGAAGTCCCCGTGGACGATGAGACGCTGTTCGAAATCGGTTCGCTGAGCAAGACCTTCACTGCCACCTTGGGTGCCTACGCTCAGGCTGAAGGGAAACTGTCCCTGGAAGACCCTGCCAGCCGCCATTGGTCCGCCCTGACCGGAGGGAGCTTCGATGACATCAGCCTGCTCGAACTTGCGACCTACTCAGCCGGTGGCCTGCCCTTGCAGTTTCCCGAGCAAGTGACCGATCAGCAGCAGATGCTCGATTATTATCGTGATTGGATACCTGACTATGCACCGGGATCCCATCGCCTTTATTCCAATCCGAGTATTGGCTTGTTTGGCTACCTGGTGGCGAACCGTCTTGGCGAGCCGTTTCCCGATCTGATGGAGAAGCAGCTGTTTCCACCGCTAGGCCTGGCGCACAGCTATATCCAGGTGCCGGATGATCAGCAACCGCACTATGCCTGGGGCTATTCAAAGGAAGATCAGCCGATTCGAGTGAATCCAGGCATGCTGGATGTCGAAGCCTATGGTGTGAAGACCAGTGCCACAGACCTGATCCGATTCATCGAGGTGAACCTGCACCCGCAAGGCCTGGATGAACCGCTGCGCAAGGCCATTGAAACGACACATACCGGTTTCTACCAGGTGGGAGGCATGACCCAAGGGCTAGGCTGGGAGATGTATTCCTATCCGCTGAAACTTGAGCAACTGCAGGCCGGCAATTCAGCGGAGATGGCCCTTGAGCCACACGAGGTCGAACCTCTGGAGCCTCCGCAGGCGCCTACAGGAGAAGTGCTGTTGAACAAGACAGGCTCGACCAATGGTTTCGGTGCTTATGCGGCCTTTGTGCCATCCCGTGAGCTGGGCGTCGTGCTGTTGGCGAACCGCAATTACTCCATTGCAGAACGGGTCGCAGCTGCCCATGCCATTCTGGCTGGCCTCGAGCAGGAGGGAGATCAAGAGCGTTAG
- a CDS encoding MFS transporter, which produces MPAQSAAWKVNLWVCGSGSFINIVAMTIMLPFLPHYLGTLGDYSQGETFLWSSLVYSSTFITAALFAPLWGRLSDRYGCRINLIRASIGMLLCMTLMGLATSAWQMVILRLLAGVAGGYTSGATILMAKEAPESRAGHAQGVLSACILAGSLAGPILGGFLSAYVGMREALFITGGLIFFNVLATTLLIKETQVAQVSRGNTAAPASPFNHTVWALLIATMGLLVANLSIEPIIYSIVSGMNHSPLAATSAAGIVLAATALGCLLSSLMLGSFADRFGAMRVAMYGFGIGALLIVPQAFVTDVYTLTLLRFAMGLALGGVLPCLKAALKHAYTDAGHLGRVMGLSTSFQYIGQVAGPMMGGIVAATWGTAPVFHVTAAVALLCAILIAVSMRRSRDHDSQAITS; this is translated from the coding sequence ATGCCAGCACAGTCTGCTGCATGGAAGGTCAACCTGTGGGTCTGTGGTTCAGGGTCGTTCATCAATATCGTCGCCATGACCATCATGTTGCCCTTTCTCCCTCACTACCTCGGCACTTTAGGCGACTATTCCCAGGGTGAAACCTTTCTCTGGTCCAGCCTGGTCTATTCCTCGACCTTCATCACGGCCGCCCTGTTTGCCCCCCTCTGGGGACGACTCTCCGATCGCTATGGCTGCAGGATCAACCTGATACGTGCCAGTATCGGCATGTTGCTGTGCATGACGCTGATGGGGCTGGCTACCAGTGCCTGGCAAATGGTCATCCTGCGCCTGCTTGCCGGAGTGGCCGGTGGCTATACCTCCGGGGCCACGATCCTCATGGCCAAGGAAGCTCCCGAGTCCCGCGCCGGCCATGCCCAGGGCGTGCTTTCTGCCTGTATCCTGGCCGGAAGCCTCGCAGGTCCGATACTGGGCGGCTTTCTATCAGCCTATGTAGGCATGCGTGAGGCGCTGTTCATTACCGGTGGCCTGATCTTTTTCAATGTCCTGGCGACAACGCTGCTGATCAAGGAGACACAGGTTGCCCAGGTATCGCGGGGGAATACAGCGGCTCCAGCCAGCCCGTTCAATCACACGGTCTGGGCACTATTGATTGCCACCATGGGGCTGCTGGTCGCCAACCTGTCGATTGAGCCCATCATCTACAGCATCGTCAGTGGCATGAACCACTCTCCGCTGGCGGCCACTTCGGCAGCAGGCATTGTGCTTGCCGCCACCGCTCTGGGCTGCTTGCTGTCGTCGCTGATGCTGGGCTCATTCGCCGATCGCTTTGGTGCCATGCGCGTTGCCATGTATGGCTTCGGCATTGGCGCTCTCTTGATCGTTCCTCAGGCCTTCGTCACCGATGTCTACACACTGACGCTGCTGCGTTTCGCCATGGGCCTGGCCCTGGGCGGTGTATTGCCCTGCCTGAAGGCGGCACTCAAGCATGCTTATACCGATGCCGGCCATCTTGGGCGTGTCATGGGACTGTCGACCTCCTTCCAGTACATCGGCCAGGTGGCGGGCCCCATGATGGGCGGTATCGTGGCCGCCACCTGGGGAACGGCGCCGGTCTTCCATGTGACCGCCGCCGTGGCATTGCTGTGCGCCATTCTCATTGCTGTCAGCATGCGCCGCAGCCGTGATCACGACAGCCAGGCCATCACTTCATGA